Genomic DNA from Salinibacter pepae:
CCGGGCCGACGCCGCCGAGGGGGTAAGCAGGTCGATCCGGCTCAGCTGGCCGGCCTGGTCGAAAAGCTGCTGGGCCGTCGATACGTCCACGACCAGCAGGTTGGCCACCGCCCGGCGCGTCCGTTCGTTCTGCGGCGAGATCAGCCCGCTGAGCACCACCGGGTGGGTCGTGCCCTCGATCCCCACGCGCAGGGTGTCGCCGGAGGAGAGCCCAATCGCCTCGGCGGTGGGGGCACTCATGAGGGCTGCGTCGTCCGTCATGAAGGTCCCGAGGTCCAGGTCGCTGCCGGCCCCGGTGCCCAGGTAGGGCCGGAAGGGCGCGTCGGCCAGGGGATCGATCCCCACCACCTGGAATGTGCGGTCCCCTCGTTCGAGGGAGCCGTAGCCCTCCACGATGGGGGCGGACGGGCGAATGCCGGCCGCCCGGAGGCGCCGGTACACGTCGTCGTCGAGCGCCCCGCCGGCCCCCACGACCTGGTGCGTCGCGGCGCCGGTGACGGTCTCGGCGGACAGCTCAAACGCCCGGCTCGCGCTCGTATTGGCGAGGTCGATCGCCACCACCACGGCCACCCCGATCGCCACCCCCAGTACCGACAGGCCCATGAGCCACGGGTGGCGGGTCAGGTAGCGCCGGCTGGAGCGATGCAGAAGTGTCATCGAGGAGCGAACGGGACGGGTGAGAGAGACAGGGACGAGCGCGGCGCCCTGGGCGGCGCCACGGCGCTTCGTTCACGAATCGCCTGTGTGTGGGCTACGTCCCCGACGTGATGTATTCGGGCACCTCTTCGTGCAGGGATCCGCCGTGGAGGTGCAGGACCCGATCGGCCCGGGGAACCACCTCCGGGTCGTGCGTGGCCACGAGGAGGGTGGTATCGGTATCGACCACGAGGTCGCTGAGGAGGGTGAGCACCGCCTGCCCGGTGTCGTAGTCCAGGTTGCCCGTCGGTTCGTCGGCGAGAACGAGGAGGGGCTCGTGGGCCAGGGCCCGGGCGACGGCCACCCGCTGCTGCTCCCCGCCGGAGAGGCGGTCGGGGAACTGGTCGGCCCGGTCGGCCAGCCCGACCCGGTCCAGCATCGCACGGGCCCGGTCTTTCGTGGCCCGGGGCGCCCTGCCGGCCAGCTCAAGGGGCAGCCGCACGTTCTCCCCAACCGTCAGGGTCGAGATCAGGTTGAACGACTGAAACACAAACCCCACGTGAGAGCGGCGAAAGCGAGTGCGTTCCGTCTCGGACTTGCCGGTGAGGTCGGTGTCCCCGATCCGGACGCGGCCGGAGGTGGGCTGGTCAATGCCGCTGATCAGGTTGAGGAGCGTGCTCTTCCCGGCCCCGCTGCGTCCCATGAGGACCGAGAAGTCCCCCCGATTCAGTCGCAGTGAGACCTCCTGAAGCACCGCGCGCTCCTGATCGCCCTCCCGGTAGGTCTTTGTGAGGGCGTCGAGCTGGACGAGGGGCGACGAGGCGTCGGGCATACTGGCGGGCGGCGGTCGGAATGGGGCTTGGCGGCAGGGACGAGACCCAAGTCCAAAAACCCAACGCCGAGGATGGAGGGGGCCGTTCCGAGGGGAGCGCCTCTCTCCAGAATCTTCGCGCCCGACCGCC
This window encodes:
- a CDS encoding ABC transporter ATP-binding protein, with translation MPDASSPLVQLDALTKTYREGDQERAVLQEVSLRLNRGDFSVLMGRSGAGKSTLLNLISGIDQPTSGRVRIGDTDLTGKSETERTRFRRSHVGFVFQSFNLISTLTVGENVRLPLELAGRAPRATKDRARAMLDRVGLADRADQFPDRLSGGEQQRVAVARALAHEPLLVLADEPTGNLDYDTGQAVLTLLSDLVVDTDTTLLVATHDPEVVPRADRVLHLHGGSLHEEVPEYITSGT